The Nicotiana tomentosiformis unplaced genomic scaffold, ASM39032v3 Un00206, whole genome shotgun sequence genome contains the following window.
gtccttcttcatcctcctccaccaatagtgctgcctcaagtcctggtacatcttcgtggcactcggatgaatggaatacagCGAACTATGGGTctactcaagaatcaactcacgtagcccatccatattgggcacacaaatccgaccctacatcctcaataccccatcatccccaatagtgacctctctagcatcaccgtgctgaaccctGTTCTTGaagacaagcaaatgaggatcatcatattgtctctctctgatgcgatcaaataaggaagaccgagaaacaacACAAGTGAGAAcgcgactgggctccgaaatatccaatctcacgaactggttgtccAAACCCTGAACTTCAAcagcaagaggtctctcaccaacgggaagaaaagcaagactacccatactcaccgccttcctactcaaggcatcagccaccacattggccttccctggatgatacagaatagtgatgtcatagtcctttagcagctccaaccatc
Protein-coding sequences here:
- the LOC138903941 gene encoding uncharacterized protein, with the protein product MSGPDENCENHGQMMHPDEMTELTEPKDLNLRQRGWLELLKDYDITILYHPGKANVVADALSRKAVSMGSLAFLPVGERPLAVEVQGLDNQFVRLDISEPSRVLTCVVSRSSLFDRIRERQYDDPHLLVFKNRVQHGDAREVTIGDDGCHEDVPGLEAALLVEEDEEGHSG